From the genome of Streptomyces sp. NBC_00659, one region includes:
- the manA gene encoding mannose-6-phosphate isomerase, class I: MDRLDNTVRPYAWGSTTAIPRLLGVEPTGEPQAEMWMGAHPGAPSRTGRGPLNEVVAEDPAKELGRAAVARFGPRLPFLLKLLAAGAPLSLQVHPDLEQAREGYEDEERRGVPIDAPHRNYKDANHKPELICALTEFDGLCGFRAPEEAAALLAALDVDSLKPYVDLLRAHPEEAALREVLTAVLSADPEDMARTVAETTAACARLGGDHAPYAGLAHHYPGDPGVIAAMLLNHVRLQPGEALYLGAGIPHAYLNGLGVEIMANSDNVLRCGLTPKHVDVPELLRVVRFEAADPGVLRPEASPDGEEVYATPIDEFRLSRYVVAEGADPRDLTRETPQILLCTSGSVRADGIDLTPGTSVFVPAGEKAEVSGSGTIFRATVVA, encoded by the coding sequence ATGGACCGCCTCGACAACACCGTCCGCCCCTACGCCTGGGGTTCCACCACCGCCATCCCCCGGCTGCTCGGCGTGGAGCCGACCGGCGAACCGCAGGCGGAGATGTGGATGGGCGCCCACCCCGGCGCACCCTCGCGCACCGGGCGCGGTCCGCTCAACGAGGTCGTCGCCGAGGACCCGGCGAAGGAACTCGGCCGCGCCGCCGTCGCCAGGTTCGGCCCCCGCCTGCCGTTCCTCCTGAAACTCCTCGCAGCCGGTGCCCCCCTCTCCCTCCAGGTGCACCCCGACCTCGAACAGGCACGGGAGGGCTACGAGGACGAGGAGCGCCGGGGCGTCCCGATCGACGCCCCGCACCGCAACTACAAGGACGCCAACCACAAGCCCGAACTGATCTGCGCCCTCACCGAGTTCGACGGCCTGTGCGGCTTCCGCGCCCCCGAGGAGGCCGCCGCGCTCCTCGCCGCCCTCGACGTCGACTCCCTCAAGCCGTACGTCGACCTGCTGCGCGCCCACCCGGAGGAGGCGGCGCTGCGCGAGGTCCTCACGGCGGTGCTGAGCGCCGACCCGGAGGACATGGCCCGTACGGTCGCCGAGACCACGGCCGCCTGCGCCCGCCTCGGCGGCGACCACGCCCCGTACGCGGGCCTCGCCCACCACTACCCGGGCGACCCCGGAGTCATCGCCGCGATGCTCCTCAACCACGTCCGGCTCCAGCCCGGCGAGGCCCTCTACCTCGGCGCCGGCATCCCGCACGCCTACCTGAACGGCCTCGGCGTCGAGATCATGGCCAACAGCGACAACGTCCTGCGCTGCGGTCTGACCCCCAAGCACGTCGACGTCCCCGAACTCCTGCGTGTGGTCCGCTTCGAGGCGGCCGACCCCGGCGTCCTGCGCCCGGAGGCGTCCCCCGACGGCGAAGAGGTCTACGCGACCCCCATCGACGAGTTCCGCCTCTCCCGGTACGTGGTCGCCGAGGGCGCCGACCCGCGCGACCTCACCCGCGAGACCCCGCAGATCCTGCTCTGCACCTCGGGTTCCGTGCGCGCCGACGGCATCGACCTGACTCCCGGCACCTCGGTCTTCGTACCGGCCGGGGAAAAGGCCGAAGTGTCCGGGTCCGGCACGATCTTCCGTGCGACAGTTGTCGCCTGA
- a CDS encoding cation diffusion facilitator family transporter yields MSASGGTKAIVAALGANLAIAVSKFVAFAFSGSSSMLAEGVHSVADSGNQALLLIGGKKAQREATPQHPFGYGRERYIYAFLVSIVLFSVGGMFAVYEGYEKIKHPHEIEHWYWPVGVLVFAIIAESFSFRTAIKESNELRGSHSWSQFIRRAKAPELPVVLLEDFGALIGLVLALGGVGLALLTDDGTWDGIGTVCIGVLLILIALVLAAETKSLLLGESAGPEDTAKIEAAMVDGATVTGIIHMRTLHLGPEELLVAAKIAVKHDDTAAQVATAIDAAESRIRAAVPIARVIYLEPDIYSDAEAAKGPNPAATPGGPTPDGH; encoded by the coding sequence ATGAGCGCTTCAGGCGGCACCAAAGCGATCGTGGCGGCACTCGGCGCCAACCTCGCGATCGCGGTATCGAAGTTCGTGGCGTTCGCGTTCAGCGGCTCCTCCTCGATGCTCGCCGAGGGCGTTCACTCGGTCGCCGACTCCGGCAACCAGGCGCTGCTCCTGATCGGCGGCAAGAAGGCCCAGCGCGAGGCGACCCCGCAGCACCCGTTCGGCTACGGCCGCGAGCGCTACATCTACGCCTTCCTCGTCTCGATCGTCCTGTTCTCCGTCGGCGGCATGTTCGCCGTCTACGAGGGCTACGAGAAGATCAAGCACCCGCACGAGATCGAGCACTGGTACTGGCCGGTCGGCGTGCTGGTGTTCGCGATCATCGCCGAGAGCTTCTCCTTCCGTACGGCCATCAAGGAGTCCAACGAGCTGCGCGGCTCCCACTCCTGGTCCCAGTTCATCCGCCGCGCCAAGGCCCCCGAACTGCCCGTCGTCCTGCTGGAGGACTTCGGCGCGCTCATCGGTCTGGTCCTCGCGCTCGGCGGAGTCGGCCTCGCCCTGCTCACGGACGACGGCACCTGGGACGGCATCGGCACGGTCTGCATCGGTGTCCTGCTCATCCTGATCGCGCTGGTGCTCGCCGCCGAGACCAAGTCGCTCCTGCTGGGCGAGTCGGCGGGCCCGGAGGACACCGCGAAGATCGAGGCGGCGATGGTCGACGGCGCCACCGTCACCGGCATCATCCACATGCGCACGCTCCACCTCGGCCCGGAGGAACTCTTGGTCGCCGCGAAGATCGCCGTCAAGCACGACGACACGGCCGCCCAGGTCGCCACCGCCATCGACGCCGCCGAGTCCCGCATCCGCGCCGCCGTCCCGATCGCCAGGGTGATCTACCTGGAGCCGGACATCTACAGCGACGCCGAGGCGGCCAAGGGCCCGAACCCCGCCGCGACCCCCGGCGGGCCGACGCCGGACGGCCACTGA
- a CDS encoding phosphomannomutase/phosphoglucomutase, with protein sequence MTADLSQLVKAYDVRGVVPDQWDEPLAELFGAAFVQVTGADAIVIGHDMRPSSPGLSRAFARGAAARGVDVTEIGLCSTDQLYYASGALGLPGAMFTASHNPAQYNGIKMCRAGAAPVGQDTGLSEIRRLAETWLDSGAAPASDATPGTITRRETLEDYAAYLRSLVDLTSIRPLKVVVDAGNGMGGHTVPTVFSGLPLELVPMYFELDGTFPNHEANPLDPANIVDLQKRVREEGADLGLAFDGDADRCFVVDERGEPVSPSAITALVAARELDRNGGGTVIHNLITSWSVPEVVREHGGTPVRTRVGHSFIKAEMATSGAIFGGEHSAHYYFRDFWNADTGMLAALHVLAALGGQDGPLSGLVAEYDRYVGSGEINSTVDDQAGRLAAVRAAYEGREGVVLDELDGLTVTLGDTWFNVRPSNTEPLLRLNAEARDEATMARVRDEVLKIIRA encoded by the coding sequence GTGACTGCTGATCTGTCGCAGCTCGTGAAGGCGTACGACGTACGCGGGGTGGTCCCGGACCAGTGGGACGAGCCGCTCGCCGAGCTGTTCGGTGCCGCCTTCGTCCAAGTGACCGGAGCCGACGCCATCGTGATCGGGCACGACATGCGGCCGTCGTCGCCCGGCCTCTCCCGAGCCTTCGCGCGCGGCGCCGCGGCGCGCGGGGTCGACGTGACCGAGATCGGCCTGTGCTCCACGGACCAGCTCTACTACGCGTCGGGCGCGCTCGGCCTGCCGGGCGCCATGTTCACCGCCTCGCACAACCCGGCCCAGTACAACGGCATCAAGATGTGCCGGGCGGGCGCGGCCCCCGTCGGCCAGGACACCGGCCTCTCCGAGATCCGCCGGCTCGCCGAGACCTGGCTCGACTCCGGCGCCGCCCCGGCCTCGGACGCCACGCCCGGAACGATCACGCGGCGGGAGACGTTGGAGGACTACGCGGCGTACCTCCGCTCGCTCGTCGACCTGACCTCGATCCGCCCCCTGAAGGTCGTCGTCGACGCGGGCAACGGCATGGGCGGACACACCGTGCCCACCGTGTTCTCCGGTCTGCCGCTGGAGCTCGTCCCGATGTACTTCGAACTGGACGGCACCTTCCCGAACCACGAGGCCAACCCGCTCGACCCGGCGAACATCGTGGACCTCCAGAAGCGCGTCCGCGAGGAGGGCGCCGACCTCGGGCTCGCCTTCGACGGCGACGCCGACCGCTGCTTCGTCGTCGACGAGCGGGGCGAGCCGGTCTCCCCGTCCGCCATCACCGCGCTGGTCGCCGCCCGCGAACTGGACCGGAACGGCGGCGGCACGGTCATCCACAACCTCATCACCTCCTGGTCGGTCCCGGAGGTCGTCCGCGAGCACGGCGGCACCCCGGTCCGCACCCGCGTCGGCCACTCCTTCATCAAGGCCGAGATGGCCACCTCCGGCGCGATCTTCGGCGGCGAGCACTCCGCGCACTACTACTTCCGCGACTTCTGGAACGCCGACACCGGCATGCTGGCCGCCCTCCACGTCCTCGCCGCCCTCGGCGGTCAGGACGGCCCGCTCTCCGGGCTCGTCGCGGAGTACGACCGCTACGTGGGCTCCGGCGAGATCAACTCCACCGTGGACGACCAGGCGGGCCGCCTGGCCGCCGTCAGGGCCGCCTACGAGGGCCGCGAGGGCGTCGTCCTCGACGAGCTCGACGGCCTGACGGTCACGCTCGGGGACACCTGGTTCAACGTCCGCCCCTCCAACACCGAGCCCCTTCTCCGCCTCAACGCCGAGGCCCGCGACGAGGCGACGATGGCAAGGGTCCGGGACGAGGTGCTGAAGATCATCAGAGCCTGA
- a CDS encoding AAA family ATPase, which translates to MDPTTDNAGYAGYAGYTGDADTARSSLEALRAEIAKAVVGQDPAVTGLVVALLCRGHVLLEGVPGVAKTLLVRALASALELDTKRVQFTPDLMPSDITGSLVYDARTAEFSFQPGPVFTNLLLADEINRTPPKTQASLLEAMEERQVTVDGTPRPLPEPFLVAATQNPVEYEGTYPLPEAQLDRFLLKLTIPLPSRQDEIDVLTRHSEGFNPRDLRAAGLRPVAGPADLEAARAAVAKTAVSPEITGYVVDLCRATRESPSLTLGVSPRGATALLATARAWAWLTGRDYVIPDDVKALALPTLRHRVQLRPEAEMEGVTADSVINAILTHVPVPR; encoded by the coding sequence GTACGCCGGGTACACCGGGGACGCGGACACCGCCCGCTCCTCCCTGGAAGCCCTGCGCGCCGAGATCGCCAAAGCCGTGGTCGGCCAGGACCCCGCTGTGACCGGCCTCGTCGTCGCCCTCCTCTGCCGCGGACACGTTCTCCTCGAAGGAGTCCCCGGGGTGGCCAAGACGTTGCTCGTCCGCGCCCTCGCGTCCGCGCTGGAACTCGACACCAAGCGCGTCCAGTTCACCCCCGACCTCATGCCGAGCGACATCACCGGCTCACTCGTCTACGACGCCCGCACCGCCGAGTTCTCCTTCCAGCCCGGCCCGGTCTTCACCAATCTCCTGCTCGCCGACGAGATCAACCGCACGCCTCCCAAGACCCAGGCGTCGCTTTTGGAGGCGATGGAGGAACGCCAGGTCACCGTCGACGGCACACCCCGACCGCTCCCCGAGCCCTTCCTGGTCGCCGCGACCCAGAACCCGGTCGAGTACGAGGGCACCTATCCCCTCCCGGAAGCCCAACTGGACCGCTTCCTGCTCAAACTGACGATCCCGCTGCCCTCCCGCCAGGACGAGATCGACGTCCTCACGCGCCACTCCGAGGGTTTCAACCCCCGCGACCTGCGCGCCGCGGGCCTGCGTCCGGTGGCCGGCCCCGCCGACCTCGAAGCCGCCCGCGCGGCGGTCGCCAAGACAGCGGTCTCCCCCGAGATCACCGGCTACGTCGTCGACCTGTGCCGCGCGACCCGCGAATCGCCGTCGCTCACCCTCGGCGTCTCCCCGCGCGGCGCGACGGCCCTGCTCGCCACGGCCCGCGCCTGGGCCTGGCTGACCGGCCGCGACTACGTCATCCCCGACGACGTCAAAGCCCTGGCCCTGCCGACCCTGCGCCACCGCGTGCAACTCCGCCCCGAAGCCGAGATGGAGGGCGTGACGGCCGACTCCGTCATCAACGCGATCCTCACCCACGTCCCCGTCCCCCGCTGA
- a CDS encoding DUF58 domain-containing protein, producing the protein MALTGRAALLAALGAIPVGIWGPGWTGILAVNVPLALACACDAALAAPVRRLGLTRSGDTSVRLGESADVTLTVTNPSGRPLRAHLRDAWPPSSWEPGTEVEASRHRLTVPAGERRRLTTRLRPTRRGDRRADRVTIRSFGPLGLFSRQGSHEVPWAVRVLPPFTSRKHLPSKLARLRELDGRTSVLTRGEGTEFDSLREYVPGDDTRSIDWRATARRTTVAVRTWRPERDRHILLVLDTGRTSAGRVGDAPRLDASMDAALLLAALASRAGDRVDLLAYDRRVRALVQGRAAGDVLPSLVNAMAGLEPELVETDARGLTATAVRTAPRRSLIVLLTTLDAAPVEEGLLPVLSSLTQRHTVLLASVADPHVARMAKARGDVDAVYEAAAAAQAEAGRQRTAETLRRRGVTVVDATPDALAPALADAYLALKSAGRL; encoded by the coding sequence ATGGCACTCACCGGACGCGCCGCCCTCCTGGCGGCCCTGGGAGCGATCCCCGTCGGCATCTGGGGACCCGGTTGGACAGGCATCCTCGCCGTGAACGTCCCCCTGGCCCTGGCCTGCGCCTGCGACGCCGCCCTCGCGGCTCCCGTACGACGCCTGGGCCTGACCCGCTCCGGGGACACCTCGGTGCGCCTCGGCGAATCCGCGGACGTCACGCTCACGGTCACCAATCCCTCCGGCCGACCGCTGCGCGCACACCTCCGCGACGCCTGGCCGCCCAGCAGTTGGGAACCCGGCACGGAGGTCGAGGCCTCCCGTCACCGTCTGACGGTCCCCGCCGGCGAACGCCGCCGTCTGACGACCCGTCTGCGCCCCACGCGCCGCGGTGACCGCCGGGCCGACCGTGTCACGATCCGCTCGTTCGGCCCGCTCGGTCTGTTCTCCCGTCAGGGCAGCCACGAAGTTCCCTGGGCCGTACGCGTCCTGCCGCCTTTCACCAGTCGGAAGCACCTCCCTTCCAAACTGGCCCGGCTCCGCGAACTCGACGGCCGCACCAGTGTGCTGACGCGCGGTGAGGGCACGGAGTTCGACAGTCTGCGCGAGTACGTTCCCGGTGACGACACCCGGTCCATCGACTGGCGCGCCACGGCTCGCCGAACGACGGTCGCCGTACGCACCTGGCGTCCCGAGCGCGACCGTCACATCCTTCTGGTCCTCGACACCGGCCGCACCTCGGCGGGCCGCGTCGGTGACGCGCCCCGCCTCGACGCCTCCATGGACGCGGCCCTGCTCCTCGCCGCGCTGGCCTCCCGTGCCGGCGACCGCGTGGACCTCCTCGCCTACGACCGCCGAGTACGTGCCCTGGTCCAGGGCCGTGCGGCGGGCGACGTCCTTCCGTCCCTGGTCAACGCGATGGCCGGGCTCGAACCGGAGCTCGTCGAGACGGATGCCCGCGGCCTGACCGCGACAGCCGTGCGTACGGCCCCGCGACGCTCTTTGATCGTGCTCCTGACGACCCTCGACGCGGCCCCTGTCGAAGAGGGCCTGCTCCCTGTGCTTTCCAGCCTCACCCAGCGCCACACGGTGCTGCTGGCATCGGTCGCGGACCCGCACGTCGCGCGCATGGCGAAGGCCCGGGGGGACGTCGACGCGGTCTACGAGGCAGCGGCGGCGGCCCAGGCCGAGGCGGGACGTCAGCGCACGGCGGAGACGCTGCGGCGGCGCGGAGTCACCGTCGTCGACGCGACTCCGGACGCCCTCGCGCCGGCCCTCGCGGACGCCTATCTGGCCTTGAAGTCCGCAGGCCGCCTGTAA
- the ahcY gene encoding adenosylhomocysteinase has protein sequence MTTVDNRQDFKVADLSLAAFGRKEITLAEHEMPGLMSIRREYAEAQPLAGARVTGSLHMTVQTAVLIETLVALGAEVRWASCNIFSTQDHAAAAIAVGPDGTPENPQGVPVFAWKGETLEEYWWCTEQALTWPNTPTGGPNMILDDGGDATMLVHNGVEYEKDGKVPSVDTAESDEHRVVLELLHRTITDGSQKWTQLASEIRGVTEETTTGVHRLYEMYRDGTLLFPAINVNDAVTKSKFDNKYGCRHSLIDGINRATDTLIGGKTVVVCGYGDVGKGCAESLRGQGARVIITEIDPICALQAAMDGYQVTTLDEVVDKADIFVTTTGNKDIIMAADMARMKHQAIVGNIGHFDNEIDMAGLAKIDGIVKDEVKPQVHTWKFPDGKVIIVLSEGRLLNLGNATGHPSFVMSNSFADQTLAQIELFTKPEEYPTDVYVLPKHLDEKVARLHLDALGVKLTTLRPEQASYIGVEVDGPYKSDHYRY, from the coding sequence ATGACGACTGTCGACAACCGACAGGACTTCAAGGTCGCCGACCTCTCCCTGGCCGCCTTCGGCCGCAAGGAGATCACCCTCGCCGAGCACGAGATGCCCGGCCTGATGTCGATCCGCCGGGAGTACGCCGAGGCGCAGCCCCTCGCGGGCGCCCGCGTCACCGGCTCCCTGCACATGACCGTGCAGACCGCCGTTCTCATCGAGACCCTGGTCGCCCTGGGCGCCGAGGTCCGCTGGGCCTCCTGCAACATCTTCTCCACCCAGGACCACGCCGCCGCCGCCATCGCGGTCGGCCCCGACGGCACGCCCGAGAACCCGCAGGGCGTCCCGGTCTTCGCCTGGAAGGGCGAGACCCTGGAGGAGTACTGGTGGTGCACGGAGCAGGCGCTGACCTGGCCGAACACCCCCACCGGCGGCCCGAACATGATCCTGGACGACGGTGGTGACGCCACCATGCTCGTCCACAACGGCGTCGAGTACGAGAAGGACGGCAAGGTCCCCTCGGTCGACACCGCCGAGTCCGACGAGCACCGCGTCGTCCTCGAACTCCTGCACCGCACCATCACGGACGGCTCGCAGAAGTGGACCCAGCTCGCCTCGGAGATCCGCGGCGTGACCGAGGAGACCACGACCGGCGTCCACCGCCTGTACGAGATGTACCGCGACGGCACCCTGCTGTTCCCGGCGATCAACGTGAACGACGCGGTGACCAAGTCGAAGTTCGACAACAAGTACGGCTGCCGCCACTCGCTGATCGACGGCATCAACCGTGCCACCGACACGCTGATCGGCGGCAAGACCGTCGTCGTCTGCGGCTACGGCGACGTGGGCAAGGGCTGCGCGGAGTCCCTGCGCGGCCAGGGTGCCCGAGTGATCATCACCGAGATCGACCCGATCTGCGCGCTGCAGGCGGCGATGGACGGCTACCAGGTCACGACGCTGGACGAGGTCGTCGACAAGGCCGACATCTTCGTCACCACGACGGGCAACAAGGACATCATCATGGCCGCGGACATGGCCAGGATGAAGCACCAGGCGATCGTCGGGAACATCGGTCACTTCGACAACGAGATCGACATGGCCGGCCTCGCGAAGATCGACGGCATCGTCAAGGACGAGGTCAAGCCGCAGGTCCACACCTGGAAGTTCCCCGACGGCAAGGTCATCATCGTGCTGTCCGAGGGCCGCCTGCTGAACCTGGGCAACGCGACCGGTCACCCGTCGTTCGTGATGTCCAACTCGTTCGCGGACCAGACCCTGGCCCAGATCGAGCTGTTCACCAAGCCCGAGGAGTACCCGACCGACGTCTACGTGCTGCCCAAGCACCTGGACGAGAAGGTCGCCCGTCTCCACCTCGACGCGCTCGGCGTGAAGCTCACGACGCTCCGCCCCGAGCAGGCCTCGTACATCGGTGTCGAGGTCGACGGCCCGTACAAGTCGGACCACTACCGCTACTGA
- a CDS encoding Trm112 family protein encodes MPLEAGLLEILACPACHAPLKEQETELICTGADCGLAYPVRDGIPVLLVDEARRPA; translated from the coding sequence ATGCCGCTCGAAGCCGGCCTCCTGGAGATCCTCGCCTGCCCGGCCTGCCATGCCCCGCTCAAGGAGCAGGAGACCGAGCTGATCTGCACGGGAGCGGACTGCGGCCTCGCCTACCCGGTCCGCGACGGCATCCCCGTACTCCTGGTCGACGAGGCCCGGCGCCCCGCGTAA
- a CDS encoding SIS domain-containing protein, translated as MLDESLLDDPDALTRADRRALLRGAAEAGARVRTAVRHATEAGISELKPDGRPRAVLIAGPGMAATGVAELLGTLAGASCPLTRLTPTGVAPAGGALRWDLPGWAGPVDLLLIATPDGSEPGLELLIEQAYRRGSTVAAVAPAGSPLAEWVEGAHGLFVSMATAPYEQDGTQAASAPGVLWALLTPLLVLLDRTGLVSAPPQALQKVADRLDRVAERCGPAIAAYSNPAKTLAVELAEALPVIWTEGTSAGPAGRRFTAALAELAGRPALTAELPEALASHSVLLAGALAAGADPDDFFRDRVEEAQALHARVVLLRDRPIGGISAAPAARELALGHDTAISELEPEEGGELETLAELIAITDFAAVYLALASGA; from the coding sequence ATGCTCGACGAATCGCTCCTCGACGATCCCGACGCGCTCACCCGGGCGGACCGGCGGGCCCTGCTCCGCGGTGCCGCCGAGGCCGGCGCCCGGGTACGCACCGCGGTCCGGCACGCCACCGAGGCCGGCATCTCCGAGCTGAAGCCCGACGGCCGACCGCGCGCCGTCCTGATCGCGGGCCCCGGCATGGCCGCCACCGGCGTCGCCGAACTGCTCGGCACCCTCGCCGGAGCGAGCTGCCCCCTCACCCGGCTCACCCCCACGGGTGTCGCCCCCGCCGGAGGCGCCCTGCGCTGGGACCTGCCCGGCTGGGCGGGCCCCGTCGACCTCCTGCTGATCGCCACTCCCGACGGGAGCGAACCCGGCCTGGAACTGCTCATCGAGCAGGCCTACCGGCGCGGCAGCACCGTCGCGGCCGTCGCCCCCGCCGGCTCCCCCCTCGCCGAGTGGGTGGAAGGCGCCCACGGCCTCTTCGTATCGATGGCGACCGCCCCGTACGAGCAGGACGGGACCCAGGCGGCCTCGGCCCCCGGCGTGCTCTGGGCGCTGCTCACCCCGCTGCTCGTCCTCCTCGACCGCACCGGCCTGGTCTCGGCCCCGCCCCAGGCGCTGCAGAAGGTCGCCGACCGTCTCGACCGCGTCGCCGAGCGCTGCGGCCCGGCCATCGCGGCCTACAGCAACCCCGCCAAGACGCTCGCCGTCGAACTGGCCGAGGCGCTCCCGGTGATCTGGACGGAGGGCACCTCTGCGGGCCCGGCCGGCCGCCGCTTCACCGCCGCGCTCGCCGAACTCGCCGGCCGTCCCGCGCTCACCGCCGAACTGCCCGAAGCGCTCGCCTCGCACAGCGTGCTGCTCGCGGGCGCGCTCGCCGCGGGCGCCGACCCCGACGACTTCTTCCGGGACCGCGTCGAGGAGGCACAGGCACTGCACGCGCGCGTGGTGCTGCTCCGTGACCGTCCCATCGGCGGGATCAGCGCGGCCCCCGCCGCCCGCGAACTCGCCCTCGGCCACGACACCGCGATCAGCGAACTCGAACCCGAGGAGGGCGGCGAACTGGAAACCCTCGCCGAGCTGATCGCCATCACGGATTTCGCCGCCGTTTACCTGGCGCTCGCTTCGGGGGCCTGA
- a CDS encoding RDD family protein, with product MSELVTGEAVALELRPAKLPSRALAVVLDLALAVAVYIVVTIGLVAATAALDDAAQIAVSLASFLLVLVGGPIAVETLSHGRSLGKLACGLRVVRDDGGPIRFRHALVRGAVGVVEILMTFGIVACIASLVSERGRRLGDVFAGTLVVRERIPVGRMPYVPAPPPWLAGRFAELDLSAVPDGLWLAIRQYLTRMRQLDPQIGGAMAERLAVDLAARTGAPAPQGVPAGAYLAAVVHERQTREARRTFGAVPGGFAPPAPGGHHFPQPGQPGGPVGYPFQPGAPAGYPPQPGAPVGHPFQPGSGIHPTRSAPAGYGIAPQQPSPPPAGSANPVAPANPVAPVEHAGRDERPSTGFAPPA from the coding sequence GTGAGTGAGCTGGTGACGGGCGAGGCAGTGGCATTGGAGTTGCGGCCCGCGAAACTGCCGAGCCGGGCGCTTGCCGTGGTGCTCGACCTGGCCTTGGCGGTGGCGGTCTACATCGTCGTGACCATCGGTCTGGTCGCCGCGACCGCCGCGTTGGACGACGCGGCGCAGATCGCCGTCTCGCTCGCGAGCTTTCTGCTGGTGCTGGTGGGCGGCCCGATCGCCGTGGAGACGCTCAGTCACGGCCGCTCTCTGGGAAAGCTGGCGTGCGGGCTGCGGGTGGTGCGGGACGACGGCGGGCCGATCCGGTTCCGGCACGCTCTGGTGCGCGGTGCCGTGGGGGTGGTCGAGATCCTGATGACGTTCGGGATCGTCGCGTGCATCGCTTCGCTGGTGTCGGAGCGCGGGCGGCGGCTCGGTGACGTGTTCGCCGGGACCCTCGTCGTGCGGGAGCGGATTCCGGTGGGACGGATGCCGTACGTTCCCGCGCCGCCGCCCTGGCTGGCGGGACGGTTCGCGGAGCTCGATCTGTCCGCCGTACCGGACGGGCTGTGGCTGGCCATCCGCCAGTACCTGACGCGGATGCGGCAGCTGGATCCGCAGATCGGTGGGGCGATGGCGGAACGGCTCGCCGTGGATCTCGCCGCTCGTACCGGGGCACCGGCGCCGCAGGGCGTACCGGCGGGCGCGTATCTGGCGGCTGTCGTGCACGAGCGGCAGACCCGCGAGGCCCGTCGGACGTTCGGTGCTGTGCCAGGCGGATTCGCGCCCCCCGCACCCGGCGGCCATCACTTCCCGCAGCCGGGACAACCGGGTGGGCCTGTCGGCTATCCCTTCCAGCCCGGCGCTCCCGCCGGCTATCCCCCTCAGCCGGGCGCTCCTGTCGGCCACCCGTTCCAGCCTGGATCCGGCATACACCCCACCCGGTCGGCCCCCGCCGGGTACGGGATCGCGCCTCAGCAGCCGTCCCCGCCTCCGGCCGGTTCGGCCAACCCGGTCGCTCCGGCGAACCCGGTCGCCCCGGTCGAGCACGCCGGCCGGGACGAGCGTCCGTCGACCGGCTTCGCGCCGCCCGCGTAG
- a CDS encoding stage II sporulation protein M, whose protein sequence is MDLDVFVSAHRAEWDRLDALLRRQRRLTGAEADELVTLYQRTATHLSLIQSSAPDPQLTGCLSQLVARARSAVTGTRRASWRDVTRFLTHGFPAAVYRSRHWWVPTALLSTAIAALLGWWIGTHPEVQAAIAAPEELRSLTRPGGEYETYYSSHPAAAFAAQVWTNNAEAAALCLVLGVFLGLPVLGVLLENMLNLGVGIGLMSSAGRLDTFLGLVLPHGLLELTAVFVAAGTGLKLGWTVIDPGPRSRRTALAEEGRAALGMAIGLALILFISGAIEGFVTPSGLPTWARIGIGIAAELAFLAYVYVLGGRAARSGETGDVAASERSATLPTAA, encoded by the coding sequence ATGGACCTCGACGTCTTCGTCTCCGCCCACCGAGCCGAGTGGGACAGACTCGACGCCCTGCTGCGCCGCCAGCGCCGGCTGACCGGGGCCGAGGCCGACGAACTCGTCACCCTGTACCAGCGAACCGCCACCCATCTCTCGCTGATCCAGTCCAGCGCGCCCGATCCCCAGCTGACCGGGTGTCTCAGCCAACTCGTGGCACGCGCGCGCAGCGCGGTCACAGGCACCCGCCGAGCCTCGTGGCGCGACGTCACCCGCTTCCTGACACACGGTTTCCCAGCGGCCGTGTACCGCTCCCGCCACTGGTGGGTGCCCACGGCGCTCCTGTCCACGGCGATAGCCGCCCTCCTCGGGTGGTGGATCGGCACCCACCCCGAGGTCCAGGCCGCCATCGCCGCCCCTGAAGAACTGCGTTCCCTCACCCGCCCCGGCGGTGAGTACGAGACCTACTACTCCAGTCATCCCGCCGCCGCCTTCGCCGCCCAGGTGTGGACGAACAACGCCGAGGCGGCCGCCCTGTGCCTGGTGCTGGGCGTCTTCCTGGGCCTTCCGGTCCTCGGGGTTCTCCTCGAGAACATGCTCAACCTGGGTGTCGGCATCGGCCTGATGTCGTCGGCCGGCCGCCTCGACACCTTCCTCGGCCTCGTCCTCCCGCACGGCCTGCTGGAACTGACCGCCGTCTTCGTCGCCGCGGGGACGGGACTGAAGCTGGGCTGGACCGTGATCGACCCGGGCCCGCGGTCCCGTCGTACAGCTCTCGCGGAAGAGGGACGCGCCGCACTGGGCATGGCGATCGGACTGGCGTTGATTCTCTTCATCTCGGGTGCCATCGAAGGCTTCGTCACGCCGTCGGGCCTCCCGACCTGGGCCCGTATCGGCATCGGGATCGCTGCTGAGCTGGCCTTTCTCGCGTACGTCTATGTCCTCGGAGGTCGCGCGGCACGCTCCGGTGAGACCGGAGACGTCGCGGCGAGCGAGCGCAGCGCCACTCTGCCTACAGCCGCCTGA